The genome window GTGCCGGTCTATGCGCCCAATCACAGCTTTGTCCGCTTCTATCTCGATGACGGCGCCTATGTCAACTGGGAGACGACAAAGTCGGCGACTTATGATGATAACTATTACATCAGGATCCTGAAAATTTCCGATGTTTCCCTCAAGAAAGGCGTGTACCTGAAAACCCTCGGAAGGAACGAATTCATCGGCGTGGAGTTCAATAACATCGGCGCATACCTGATGTCGTCGAAGAAATTTCTCGAGGCGGTTCCCTATTTCAATTCGGCGCTGCGGCACTACCCGAAATTCTCATCAGCCTATCATAACCGCGGGACTGCCCTGTACGCGTTGGGCCGCACAAAGAACGCCCTCAATGACCTTTCGGCGGCCCGCGTCCTGGACCCGAACAGGGCCAGCACCCGCATCACCCTCGGCGATATTTACCTTGACCTGAAGGAGTATGCCCGGGCCGAGGAGGAGTACCTGGCTGCCGTCAATCTCGATCCGGGCAACTACATTCCCTATAACAACCTGGCCCTGATCATGAAGGAAACGGGCAGGGAGGAAGAATCGCGCCGATGGTTCAAGAAGAGCCTTGAGGTCAAGGGGCGCAAGAGATAAAACCAGGCCACAGGAGGAGGCTCCATGAGAAACATTTTCCATACCCTGGCGATGTATAACCGGAGCGTCAATGAAGCCATGATGGAGCTGCTGAACGGCCTCTCCCGCGAACAGATCATGGCGGACACGAAGGCCTTCTTCCATTCGATCTTCGAGACATTCATGCATAACATCGCCACCGACCTTGTGTGGCTGCGGAGATTCCAGGCGATATATCCTGACACCAAATGCCTTAAGGATAACGCGCTTCTCTCCCTGGACGATCACCAGATCAGGGAAAAAACCAAAGGAGACCTCCGGTACATATTTGAGCTCCGGAAGCAGGTCGACGCCCTGATCGAGGAATTCATCCATGAGATAAACGACCAGGATTTCATCCGCGGCATCCAGTATAAGAACATCAGGGGGGAGCAGATGGACAAGCTCCTCTGGCAGGTCCTGCTGCACTGGTTCGTGCACCAGACCCATCACCGGGGCAATATTTCGGTAATGCTCGATATGATCGGCGTGAACAATGACTTCTCGTCATTGATCTCAAGGGTGTAGTGCATCATAAAAAAGCGTCGAGGCCGCGGGGCAGGGTCCTGATCATTAAAGCAGGTCCACCCGCCGGCCTCCCGGCTTTTTTGCTGAATGACGGCGAATCCTATCCTATTTTTTTCGGTCTTCCATGCTGTACCGCAGTATAATCCGCCCCCAGCCCCCGCATTTTACGCCCACATCGAAACATCCGGCATGGTTGAACTTGATCCGGTTTGGATCGACGCCGTTGTACATGAGTTCATTGCTGGCGAAAATAACGGGCAGCATGGCCTGCAGCGCATAAATACAGACCTTTTTAGGGTTCAGTGCCGTGATGAGATTTCCGGCCCCATCGAAGTAAAATCTGTCACCGACCTTGTGATGGCTGTTGCATCCGTTGGATTCGATGACCTCGAAGACTATCGTTTTATTCATCAATTCGGGCGCCGTGGCAAGAACGGCTTCGTTGGCGGGATTCTTTTTGAACAGGACCATCTCCTCGTCAGTATAACCGAGATGTTTCTGCATTACCTCATACATTTTTTCGGGCGCATTCATGGTGCAACCTCCTTTGTGATTAGTTTGACATCAAACAATATGCCACGAGGCATTACGCCTCCATTGTTGAGTTAATCTTGGACAAAAGCGTTACCAGTGTCTCCTTCTCCCTTTCGCTGATGTTTTCATAGGCCTTTTTTCTCAGGGTCCGCGATATTTCCATGATGTCCGGCTTCAGCGCGTTCCCCTTGTCGGTGAGGCCGATCCAGGTAACGCGGTTGTCATCAGCGTCCTTTCTTTTTTTTACATAACCGAGTCGAACGAGCTTGTTGACCAGGGCAGTGATCGTTGATTTGTCCTTGTCGATATGGGCGGTGAGGCCCGTCATCTGGATCTCCCCGTGAAGTATGAGAGCGCCGATTATCTCGCCGTGGGACGGGGCCAGTCCCCTGATCCCGTGCTTTTTAAGCTCTGACTGCAGCAGGCGGTTGGCCTTGTAATTGATCCTTCCAATGAGGAATATGATATGATCCTTGTTCATGGATGCATTTAGTTTGATATCAAACAAATTGTCAAGTGTTTTTCATGATTCAAGCCTGTCCGGGCTTTTCCATGTTGATATGGAACTGGATGGAAATCAAAAAATTCTTTGTTATCATATATTTTATTGACAATACATTTTTTAAATGTTTATTGCATCAAGACAGCGGTTGATTCATTACGTATCATGGACCCTGAAGGCACGGTGGCGGATTATTTCTACCGATGAAATAAAGCCACGGAGTGACACATTTCTGTTACAATGGTGTTGTAGTAATCATAGAAACGGGTGCGCATATGAACATAATTGAAATGAAAAACATCAAGAAAGATTATCCCCTCGGTGAAACAGTGGTCCATGCCCTGCGGGGCATCGATCTTTCCGTCGAGGAGGGCGGCTTCATTTCCATAGTGGGCCCTTCCGGGAGCGGCAAAACTACGTTGCTGAATCTCATTGGATGCATTGACACCCCCACGGTAGGAAGCGTGAAGATCGGGGGTGAAGAGATAACGACGCTTGACGATAAGGCCCTCACCAATATACGGCTTTTCAAGGTGGGATTCATCTTCCAGACGTTTAACCTTATTCCCGTGCTTAATCTTCTTGAAAACGTGGAGTTTCCCCTCCTGCTCATGAAGGAGCAGAAGCTGTCCAAGGAGGAGATACGGGAGCGCGCGACAAAGTGCATCGAAGAGGTGGGCCTGAAGGAATACATCGAGCACCGGCCGGCGGAGCTTTCCGGCGGGCAGCGCCAGCGCGTGGCCATTGCCCGGGCCCTGGTCACGAAGCCCCAGATCGTCCTGGCCGATGAGCCGACGGCCAACCTTGACTCCGAGACCGGGGCCGCCATCCTTACCCTGATGAAGCAGCTGAACAAAATAGAGAAAACCACCTTTATTTTCTCCACCCATGATCCGGATGTCCTCCAGTACGCGACGGACGTGGTGAAAATACGGGATGGGCTTATCGTCGACAGGACAAAAAGTTCGAAATTCCTTAAACAGGACGGTGTCAAAAAGAAAGCTCTCGCCAGGAGCGGCGGTTCTTCGCCGAAGAGGAAAAAATAGATGGACCTCATCTTTAAAATAGCCTGGCGCAACATCCAGCGCCACCGCGGGAAGAGCATGGTTGTCGGGATCATCCTGTTCCTGGGAGCCACGGTCATGACCATCGGCAACGGCGTAATTTCGGCCATGGAGAAGGGGCTCAGGGAAAACATCATGAACCGCTTCACGGGCCAGATCGTCATCATGTCGGACAAGCAGGAACAGGACAACGTCATCTTCACGCCCCTGGGAAAGGACGTGGAGATCATAACCGGCTATGACAAGGTGAAAAAGGTCCTCTCGTCCCAGAATTACATCCAGCGGTACCTGCCGGTGGGCAAGGGACTCACCCTGATATTGAACGACAACGGCGACGTCGGATACGCCCTGGTCCTGGGCGTCAGGTTCGAAGACTACCAGAAGATGTTCATGAATAACGTGAAGCTCGTTGAGGGACGGTTCCTCAAGAACGACGAGCGAGGGATCCTGGTGTCATCCGGCAGCAGGAAACGGGTCTACGAGGAGCAGGATTTCTGGCTTCAGCCCGAAGGGGTCCCCCTGTCTGATAAGAACCTCACGCCGGAGGCACTGGCCGACAAGAAGCGCCTGGACGTGAGGAACGGCATCGTAATGATGGGAACGAGCTCGGAAAACACCACCATGGACATCAAGATGGACGTCACGGGCATTGTCAGGTACGCTTACCTGGACGAGTTCTGGAAGAATTTCAACATCATGGACATCGAGTCGTTCCGGGAGGTGTTCAATTACGTGACCGCTGCGGACGCGGTGACGCAGGTGCCGCAGGAGAAGCGGAAGCTCCTGGAGCAGGACAACTTCGATAACCTCTTTGGCGACACCGTGGTGCAGAAAGTGGATACCGGAACAACACGGTACGACGTGACAAAGCTGATCGGGAAAAAGGCGGCCCGAAGGAAGGCCAATGTCGATTCAGGCGCCTACAATCTTGTTTTCGTCAAGCTCAAGGATATCGGCGCCATCGACAGGTCGGTGGACAGGCTCAACGGCGCCTTCAAGGCCGCCGGCGCCGAGGCGCGCGCCGTGTCGTGGAAGAAGGCCATCGGGCAGCTCGCGGACATGGCCATGATCATGCGGGGCGCCACCGTCGGTTTCGTCATGCTGATCTTTTTCGTGGCCATTATCATCATCATGAACACCCTGAGCATGGCGGCCCTGGAGCGGGTGAGCGAGATAGGCATGATGCGGGCCGTGGGGGCCCAGAAGTCCTTCATAGCCGGCATGTTTTTCGCGGAAACCACGATCATATCCTTTGTTTCAGGCGGAGCGGGCATTATCGCAGGCGCCATAATCGTCGCGATCCTGAACTCCCTTAATATAACGTCGGATAACCATATCCTGCAGCTCCTGTTCGGCGGCGACGTGTTCAAGCCGGCCCTTGACGCCCTTGATATCCTCATCGGGGTGATCGAGCTTTCCCTGGTGACGGTCCTGGCCGTCGTGTATCCCCTGAAGGTGGCGCGGAGGATAACCCCCCTTGACGCCATCATGAGGGACTAGGAGATTCCCATGAAACTGATACTGTCATTGAGCCTGAGAAACCTGCTGCGCCAGAAGAGGCGGAATTTTTTTCTCGGCACCGCCATCGGTTTCGGCATGATGATCCTCGTCATGGCCAACGCCTTTTCCTACGGCATTTCTGACACGCTCTTCAACAGGCTCATCGTGTTCATGGTGGGCCACATGAACATCACCGCCATGGAGGACAGCAACCGTCAGAAGCGCGTCATAAGAGACAAGGATCGTTATATCAAGCTCATAAAGAACAATATAGACGGCATCGACAAGATTTTCGAGGCCATAGGCGTTTTTTCGAGGGTCATCGGCAACGCCAAGGGGGACAACGCCATCATCGTCAATGCCGAGATCGACAAGGAGTTTTACGATTATTTCGGACAGAACGTTGTCGAGGGCAGCCTCAAGGACTTCGCCGGCGACAGGTATGAAAACCCGGTGATCGTCTATTCATCCAAGGCGAAAACCCTGGGGGTGAAATGCGGCGACACCATCAAGGCGCGGATGAGCACGGTTTCGGGACAGCAGCAGAGCGCCCGGCTCACCGTGGCTGCCATCATCAGGTCGAGCAACATGTTCGAGGAAATGGTGATGTTCCTCAGGCACAAGGATATCAAGAACCTCCTTGGCTACAGGGACCATGAAACAGGGGCGCTCTACATTAATTTCAAGAAGCTCAACAATCCCGCGGTGGTGATCAGGGCGGCGGACAAGCTCCATGCGCTGATGAAGCCGGGGACCGCCGTGATATTCGGGGACGCCGCCTCCGGAAAAAAGAGCGCCCCCGCCACGGCCCTCGGCTATTCTCGGGGAACCGAAGCGGCCCCGATCATGGACAAACACGTGACAATACTGTCCGGCGCGCTGCCGGAAGAGAAGAGCGAGAAGGGGGTCCTGGTCGGCAAGGGCCTCGCCGCATCCCTCGGCATAAAAAAAGGCGATGCCCTGACCTACAGGTATAAAAACAAGTTCGGCGGCGCCGTGACCGAGAACGGCTATGTCGTTTCAGGCGTCTTCGACTCCGGAGTTCTGCCGGAGAAGAATATCATGCTTCTGAACGAAAAGACGTTCTATAAGACATACCTGGAGAACCTTCCCGCGGATCCCCGGGGCATGAAGGACGCGTACATCCCTGGCGCGAAATCCGCGCTGGCGAAGGTTTTTGCCCCCGAGTGGAAGCTCCTCCCCAGGACCGCCACCCAGGAGGAGATGAAGAAAAAGCTTTCGTATATGACCAAGACCAGGTGGAAGGGGCCTTCCTTCGACATCAACACCATGTACGAGACCGCCGA of Spirochaetota bacterium contains these proteins:
- a CDS encoding tetratricopeptide repeat protein yields the protein MVKNCLYRCRALSFCAIICFVAVAGSGPGTAMGAAARQSGPEPQNIAFDFLDMEKSFGAGPIHFERINDIIAKAKARLPLKSAYTRDEALAVLKGIDSLLKGEGFVFRDNFLLCKGLDKKTIDCDNYCTVYTAIAEVLKIPIVPVYAPNHSFVRFYLDDGAYVNWETTKSATYDDNYYIRILKISDVSLKKGVYLKTLGRNEFIGVEFNNIGAYLMSSKKFLEAVPYFNSALRHYPKFSSAYHNRGTALYALGRTKNALNDLSAARVLDPNRASTRITLGDIYLDLKEYARAEEEYLAAVNLDPGNYIPYNNLALIMKETGREEESRRWFKKSLEVKGRKR
- a CDS encoding DinB family protein yields the protein MRNIFHTLAMYNRSVNEAMMELLNGLSREQIMADTKAFFHSIFETFMHNIATDLVWLRRFQAIYPDTKCLKDNALLSLDDHQIREKTKGDLRYIFELRKQVDALIEEFIHEINDQDFIRGIQYKNIRGEQMDKLLWQVLLHWFVHQTHHRGNISVMLDMIGVNNDFSSLISRV
- a CDS encoding FtsX-like permease family protein, translating into MKLILSLSLRNLLRQKRRNFFLGTAIGFGMMILVMANAFSYGISDTLFNRLIVFMVGHMNITAMEDSNRQKRVIRDKDRYIKLIKNNIDGIDKIFEAIGVFSRVIGNAKGDNAIIVNAEIDKEFYDYFGQNVVEGSLKDFAGDRYENPVIVYSSKAKTLGVKCGDTIKARMSTVSGQQQSARLTVAAIIRSSNMFEEMVMFLRHKDIKNLLGYRDHETGALYINFKKLNNPAVVIRAADKLHALMKPGTAVIFGDAASGKKSAPATALGYSRGTEAAPIMDKHVTILSGALPEEKSEKGVLVGKGLAASLGIKKGDALTYRYKNKFGGAVTENGYVVSGVFDSGVLPEKNIMLLNEKTFYKTYLENLPADPRGMKDAYIPGAKSALAKVFAPEWKLLPRTATQEEMKKKLSYMTKTRWKGPSFDINTMYETADDILKLEAALNLVAVVAGLILFFIILIGVLNTLRMTIRERTREIGTVRAIGMQRVDVKYLFITEIVLLTSMACIAGIIMAFIMMWILGLFTINTDSVLSILLVNHHLYFYPTAKSIIGSFTLIIVMAALTAYFPARKASNLSAVDALGHFE
- a CDS encoding ABC transporter ATP-binding protein; its protein translation is MNIIEMKNIKKDYPLGETVVHALRGIDLSVEEGGFISIVGPSGSGKTTLLNLIGCIDTPTVGSVKIGGEEITTLDDKALTNIRLFKVGFIFQTFNLIPVLNLLENVEFPLLLMKEQKLSKEEIRERATKCIEEVGLKEYIEHRPAELSGGQRQRVAIARALVTKPQIVLADEPTANLDSETGAAILTLMKQLNKIEKTTFIFSTHDPDVLQYATDVVKIRDGLIVDRTKSSKFLKQDGVKKKALARSGGSSPKRKK
- a CDS encoding winged helix-turn-helix transcriptional regulator encodes the protein MNKDHIIFLIGRINYKANRLLQSELKKHGIRGLAPSHGEIIGALILHGEIQMTGLTAHIDKDKSTITALVNKLVRLGYVKKRKDADDNRVTWIGLTDKGNALKPDIMEISRTLRKKAYENISEREKETLVTLLSKINSTMEA
- a CDS encoding TIGR04076 family protein, with product MNAPEKMYEVMQKHLGYTDEEMVLFKKNPANEAVLATAPELMNKTIVFEVIESNGCNSHHKVGDRFYFDGAGNLITALNPKKVCIYALQAMLPVIFASNELMYNGVDPNRIKFNHAGCFDVGVKCGGWGRIILRYSMEDRKK
- a CDS encoding FtsX-like permease family protein, translated to MDLIFKIAWRNIQRHRGKSMVVGIILFLGATVMTIGNGVISAMEKGLRENIMNRFTGQIVIMSDKQEQDNVIFTPLGKDVEIITGYDKVKKVLSSQNYIQRYLPVGKGLTLILNDNGDVGYALVLGVRFEDYQKMFMNNVKLVEGRFLKNDERGILVSSGSRKRVYEEQDFWLQPEGVPLSDKNLTPEALADKKRLDVRNGIVMMGTSSENTTMDIKMDVTGIVRYAYLDEFWKNFNIMDIESFREVFNYVTAADAVTQVPQEKRKLLEQDNFDNLFGDTVVQKVDTGTTRYDVTKLIGKKAARRKANVDSGAYNLVFVKLKDIGAIDRSVDRLNGAFKAAGAEARAVSWKKAIGQLADMAMIMRGATVGFVMLIFFVAIIIIMNTLSMAALERVSEIGMMRAVGAQKSFIAGMFFAETTIISFVSGGAGIIAGAIIVAILNSLNITSDNHILQLLFGGDVFKPALDALDILIGVIELSLVTVLAVVYPLKVARRITPLDAIMRD